From the genome of Pelomonas sp. SE-A7, one region includes:
- a CDS encoding type IV pilus twitching motility protein PilT: MDITQLLAFSVKNKASDLHLSAGLPPMIRVHGDVRRINVEALDHRGVHDMVYDIMNDAQRKAYEETLEVDFSFEIQGLARFRVNAFNQNRGAGAVFRTIPSKILTLEQLNAPKIFAELALKPRGLVLVTGPTGSGKSTTLAGMINHLNENEYGHILTIEDPIEFVHESKKSLINQREVGPHTLSFSNALRSALREDPDAVLVGEMRDLETIRLALTAAETGHLVFGTLHTSSAAKTVDRVVDVFPAAEKEMVRAMLSESLIGVISQSLCKLKDGSGRVAAHEIMLGTSAIRNLIRENKVAQMYSSIQTGNAQGMQTLDQNLTDLVRRNVISPAEARAKAKFPENFPG, translated from the coding sequence ATGGACATCACCCAACTGCTGGCATTCTCGGTCAAGAACAAGGCCTCCGACCTGCACCTCTCGGCCGGCCTGCCGCCGATGATCCGGGTGCACGGCGACGTGCGCCGCATCAACGTGGAGGCGCTGGATCACCGCGGTGTCCACGACATGGTGTACGACATCATGAACGACGCCCAGCGCAAGGCCTACGAGGAGACGCTGGAAGTCGACTTCTCGTTCGAGATCCAAGGGCTGGCGCGTTTTCGCGTCAATGCCTTCAACCAGAATCGCGGCGCCGGAGCGGTGTTCCGCACCATTCCGTCCAAGATCCTCACGCTGGAGCAGCTGAACGCGCCCAAGATCTTTGCCGAGCTGGCGCTCAAGCCGCGCGGCCTGGTCCTGGTGACCGGCCCGACCGGCTCGGGCAAGTCGACCACGCTGGCCGGCATGATCAACCACCTCAACGAGAACGAGTACGGCCACATCCTGACCATCGAGGACCCGATCGAATTCGTCCACGAGTCCAAGAAGAGCCTGATCAACCAGCGCGAGGTCGGCCCGCATACCCTGAGCTTCTCCAACGCCCTGCGCTCCGCGTTGCGCGAGGACCCGGACGCGGTGCTGGTCGGCGAAATGCGCGACCTCGAGACCATCCGCCTGGCGCTGACCGCGGCCGAGACCGGCCACCTGGTCTTCGGCACCCTGCACACCAGCTCGGCGGCCAAGACCGTGGACCGCGTGGTCGATGTGTTTCCGGCGGCCGAGAAGGAGATGGTGCGGGCCATGCTGTCCGAATCGCTGATCGGCGTGATCTCGCAAAGCCTGTGCAAGCTCAAGGACGGCAGCGGTCGCGTGGCGGCGCACGAAATCATGCTGGGCACTTCGGCCATCCGCAACCTGATCCGCGAGAACAAGGTGGCCCAGATGTATTCCTCGATCCAGACCGGCAATGCCCAGGGCATGCAGACCCTGGACCAGAACCTGACGGACCTGGTGCGCCGCAACGTGATCTCGCCGGCCGAAGCCCGCGCCAAGGCCAAGTTTCCTGAGAACTTCCCCGGCTAG
- a CDS encoding YggS family pyridoxal phosphate-dependent enzyme: protein MATIADNLYQLHHRMETACAAASRPVQSVTLLVVSKTFPGDAVREAHRAGERRFGENYVQEGLDKIAELQDLRAGLEWHLIGPLQSNKTRAVAEAFDWVHSIDRLKIAQRLSEQRPPSLPPLQVCLQVNVSGEASKSGVAPAELPDLARTVAALPGLALRGLMAIPEPADDLQAQRQPHRELARLLQALNQAMGLRLDTLSMGMSADLEAAILEGATMVRVGSAIFGSRPRA, encoded by the coding sequence ATGGCGACGATCGCCGACAACTTGTATCAGCTGCACCACCGTATGGAAACCGCCTGTGCAGCCGCTTCGCGCCCCGTGCAAAGCGTCACGTTGCTGGTGGTGAGCAAGACGTTTCCAGGCGACGCGGTGCGCGAGGCGCACAGGGCCGGCGAGCGGCGCTTCGGCGAGAACTACGTGCAGGAAGGCCTGGACAAGATCGCCGAGCTGCAGGACCTTCGCGCCGGGCTCGAATGGCACCTGATAGGCCCGCTGCAAAGCAACAAGACGCGCGCCGTGGCCGAGGCCTTCGACTGGGTCCACAGCATCGACCGCCTGAAGATCGCGCAGCGCCTGTCCGAGCAGCGGCCGCCTTCGCTGCCACCGCTGCAGGTCTGCCTGCAGGTCAATGTCAGCGGCGAGGCCAGCAAGAGCGGCGTTGCACCAGCCGAGCTGCCGGACCTGGCCCGCACCGTCGCTGCGTTGCCCGGCCTGGCGCTGCGGGGGCTGATGGCCATTCCCGAACCGGCTGACGATCTGCAGGCCCAGCGCCAGCCGCATCGCGAACTGGCGCGGCTGTTGCAAGCGCTCAATCAAGCCATGGGCCTACGGCTGGACACCTTGTCGATGGGCATGAGCGCCGACCTGGAGGCCGCCATCCTGGAAGGCGCCACGATGGTGCGTGTGGGTTCGGCGATCTTCGGCAGCCGCCCCAGAGCCTGA